A stretch of DNA from Feifania hominis:
CCGTTTACGAAATTGGAACAGGTAAAGGGCATTTAACGACGAAACTGGCTAAAATAAGTAAACAGGTAACGTCTATTGAATTAGACAGTCATCTATTCAACTTATCGTCAGAAAAATTAAAACTGAATACTCGTGTCACTTTAATTCACCAAGATATTCTACAGTTTCAATTCCCTAACAAACAGAGGTATAAAATTGTTGGGAGTATTCCTTACCATTTAAGCACACAAATTATTAAAAAAGTGGTTTTTGAAAGCCATGCGTCTGACATCTATCTGATTGTTGAAGAAGGATTCTACAAGCGTACCTTGGATATTCACCGAACACTAGGGTTGCTCTTGCACACTCAAGTCTCGATTCAGCAATTGCTTAAGCTGCCAGCGGAATGCTTTCATCCTAAACCAAAAGTAAACAGTGTCTTAATAAAACTTACCCGCCATACCACAGATGTTCCAGATAAATATTGGAAGCTATATACGTACTTTGTTTCAAAATGGGTCAATCGAGAATATCGTCAACTGTTTACTAAAAATCAGTTTCATCAAGCAATGAAACACGCCAAAGTAAACAATTTAAGTACCGTTACTTATGAGCAAGTATTGTCTATTTTTAATAGTTATCTATTATTTAACGGGAGGAAATAATTCTATGAGTCGCTTTTGTAAATTTGGAAAGTTACACGTTACTAAAGGGAATGTAGATAAATTATTAGGTATACTACTGACAGCTTCCAAGGAGCTAAAGAGGTCCCTAGCGCCTACGGGGAATTTGTATCGATAAGGGGTACAAATTCCCACTAAGCGCTCGGGACCCCTTGTAGGAAAATGTCCTAAGTGTGGCAACAATATTGTATTAAAAAAATCGTTTTAGTGCAGTATCTTAAAATTTTGTATAATAGGAATTGAAGTTAAATTAGATGCTAAAAATTTGTAATTAAGAAGGAGTGATTACCACCGCATTTGCCAGAATCAAATGAGCAAAATTTGATTGTCATTGAAGCGTTTTTAGAAGCTGCGAAGCGATATGCTCGTGGTGGATATGATGTAATTGTAGATGGCATTGTAGGACCGTGGTTTTTAGAGCCGTGGCTCAACATTGTTCAAGAGCATTATGAAGTACACTAAGGGCAAGTAAAGAAGAAACTATGAAGCGAGCTATCGAACGCTCAAAGTTAGACAGAGAAACAAATATTGAATTAGTTGAAACAATGTGGAATCAATTTTCCAATTTAGGAATCTATGAATTAAATGTTATAGATACAACTACGCATTCAATCAAAGATACTGTTTCAGCAGTAAAAGAAAAAATAGTAAGCGGTACGGCCTTACTATTTTAGACAATTCCAGTTTATCGGTGGGATGAAGGTCGGGGAGCCGTCCGCAGACGGCAGGGGCAGCGCCCCTCCGGAGCTGGCAGAGCAGCAGGCACGAGCCGGCAGTGAAGCAGCTCCGGCAACCCCTCCCCTTTAGGGGCGCAAAGCACTTTCACACCGCTGCACCGATGGGGTGGCGGTGTGAAAGTGCTTTTGCGTTACTTTCTCACCAGAAAGTAACAAAGAGGTTGTTTTTAGCGGAAATTTATGATAAAATAGAGGACGGAAGAATAAGCGGAAAGGGGGCGATTTTATGGGAGTTACGATTTCGGGTATGACAGGTGCAGGGAGCATCCGGCACAACAACCGCAGCTTCTCAGCGGCGAATGTAGACCGGAGCCGGACGGAGCAGAACATTGTTTTCTGCAACGAGGATCTGAAGCAGGTCTATCATATGGTCTTTGATGAAGCTCTCGCAGCCTACAACGCAAAGAAAACCAAAACGAGAGATAAGATACCGGACTACTATGAGCATATCCGGCAGAGTAAACAGGAAAAGCTGTTCCATGAAGCGATCTTCCAGATCGGCAACATGAGCGACTGTGGGTGCGGTACGCCGGACGGAGAACGGGCGGCGGCAGCTCTGAAAGATTTTGCGGAGTCTTTTGCAGAACGCAACCCCCATCTGCGGGTGTTCAATATGGTGCTGCACATGGACGAGGCAACGCCCCATCTCCATGTCGATTTTATCCCTGTGGCAACGGAGCAGTCAAGAGGACTTTCTACAAGGGTATCTATGAAACAGGCATTGAAGCAGCAGGGGTTTGTCGGTGTCGGCAGAAAGCAGACCGAATGGGCGGCGTGGATGGAACGGGAGAAAGAAGCTCTGACGGAGATCGCCCAGCGGCACGATTTTGAAATTATCTCTCTCGGCACGAACAGACCGCACATGGACTTGCCGCAGTTCAAGGAAGCGGCTGCGAGGCTGGAAGCGGTGCAGCAGCAGACAGCGGCAGTAGAGCGGGAGGTTGCTGAGCTGGAACGGCAGCGGGACGCTCTGAAAGGCACTGTGCGGCTCTTAAAGGAGGCTGACAGGGTAAATGCACCCCTGCATGATATTCAGCCGGAAAAGACGCTCACAGGGGCAGTAAAGGGCGTGACGGTGGATCAGGTCGAGCAGCTAAAGAAAATGGCACTGCGCAGCGTGACGGATCGGCACAAGGTACAGGAGCTGACGGAGGAAAACACCCGTCTGCGGTCACAGGTGCCGTCCATGAAGAAGCGGCTGGAAGAAGCGCAGCGGCAGCAGAGGCTTGAACAGGAAAACCGGAGGCTGCGCGATGAAAACTATTATCTGCAATCCGAGCTGCAGGAGGAACGCAGCTTCACCGAGCGTCTGACGGACGGCATCGGTCGGATGCTGGACTTCTTGGAAGAACACTTGCCGGAGCGTCTGCGTCCTCTGCTTGAAAAGGCGAGGGAGCTGCTGCCCGATCCGGAGATTGGACAGCAGCAGGAGCAACAGCAGCACCAGCGAGGAATGGGCGGCATGGAGCTGTAAAAGAAGCCTGTCCGGAGGGCTTGAAAATCTCTTTCGGACAGGCTATAATAACAACTGAAAATAGGGAATTGCTGTATTGATAATCTAAGCCCCCTGTAAGGGTACTCCCAACCTATATTTTTTCTCTCTGAAAGGGAGAAAGTCGGAGGGGAAAAGGGGGGTGAGCGGAGGGGTGTTGGAAGTGTGGTAAACCTCGTTAGAGGTTTTCCAAGCCACTGTGGTAAACCCATCGGGTTTTCCATAGTGGCGGCACTTTCAATGCCCCGCAGCGAGGGGGAAAAGGGGGAGGTGACTTTCTCTTTAAGGCGGCGTAGCCGCCGCTCTTTTGCTCCCCCTTTTCCCCCTTCCCGCCCGCAGGCGATCCCCGCCGCAGCGGATTTTCTTTTTGGTACTTTTTCTTTTGTGAGGTGGTAATATGACCGAGAATTATCGAGGCTGCTACGAGTATTTGAGCGCACAATATCCGGAGGTCGGAGGC
This window harbors:
- a CDS encoding plasmid recombination protein, whose protein sequence is MGVTISGMTGAGSIRHNNRSFSAANVDRSRTEQNIVFCNEDLKQVYHMVFDEALAAYNAKKTKTRDKIPDYYEHIRQSKQEKLFHEAIFQIGNMSDCGCGTPDGERAAAALKDFAESFAERNPHLRVFNMVLHMDEATPHLHVDFIPVATEQSRGLSTRVSMKQALKQQGFVGVGRKQTEWAAWMEREKEALTEIAQRHDFEIISLGTNRPHMDLPQFKEAAARLEAVQQQTAAVEREVAELERQRDALKGTVRLLKEADRVNAPLHDIQPEKTLTGAVKGVTVDQVEQLKKMALRSVTDRHKVQELTEENTRLRSQVPSMKKRLEEAQRQQRLEQENRRLRDENYYLQSELQEERSFTERLTDGIGRMLDFLEEHLPERLRPLLEKARELLPDPEIGQQQEQQQHQRGMGGMEL
- the erm gene encoding 23S ribosomal RNA methyltransferase Erm, with amino-acid sequence VYEIGTGKGHLTTKLAKISKQVTSIELDSHLFNLSSEKLKLNTRVTLIHQDILQFQFPNKQRYKIVGSIPYHLSTQIIKKVVFESHASDIYLIVEEGFYKRTLDIHRTLGLLLHTQVSIQQLLKLPAECFHPKPKVNSVLIKLTRHTTDVPDKYWKLYTYFVSKWVNREYRQLFTKNQFHQAMKHAKVNNLSTVTYEQVLSIFNSYLLFNGRK